A genomic stretch from Hemicordylus capensis ecotype Gifberg chromosome 1, rHemCap1.1.pri, whole genome shotgun sequence includes:
- the UEVLD gene encoding ubiquitin-conjugating enzyme E2 variant 3 isoform X5, whose protein sequence is MEFSEEKLRKWLSKYKFRDLTIEELKNVNELYPNIVFSMNTYTFKDGSLKDLLNFSGTVPVKYQGNSYNIPICLWILDSYPFTPPICFLKPTANMGISVGKHVDARGRIYLPYLQNWSHPQSVIIGLLKEMITKFEEELPLYSLSSSDAARQLELLSYIAKITEGENNVQSKTKIDEKTNDGGCNKVTVVGAGDLGLACALAISAKGVADKVVVLNCSEDSVKGGTMDLEIFALPNVEISRGSVFLILFCLSRLKSGGAYCEFFRQCSVLPGCCAEQCGTIQRHYSISSTL, encoded by the exons ATGGAATTTTCCGAGGAGAAGCTGAGGAAGTGGCTGAGCAAG TATAAATTCCGAGATCTGACCATAGAAGAACTGAAGAATGTAAATGAGTTGTACCCAAACATCGTATTCTCCATGAACACCTATA CTTTCAAGGATGGATCCCTGAAAGATCTATTGAATTTTAGTGGCACTGTTCCAGTGAAATATCAGG GTAATTCATATAACATTCCAATTTGCCTATGGATTTTAGATTCTTATCCTTTTACTCCTCCAATTTGCTTCTTGAAGCCCACTGCAAACATGGGAATTTCTGTAGGAAAACACGTGGATGCTCGTGGAAGAATATACCTGCCATATCTACAGAACTGGAGCCAT ccccagtccgtgaTCATAGGATTGTTAAAGGAAATGATCACAAAATTTGAAGAGGAGCTCCCTCTGTATTCATTATCATCTTCTGATGCAGCCAGGCAGTTAGAGCTTCTCTCATATATTGCAAAGATCACTGAAG GTGAAAATAATGTACAGTCGAAAACCAAGATAGATGAGAAGACAAATGATGGAGGATGTAATAAAGTGACGGTGGTTGGAGCAGGAGATCTGGGTCTTGCTTGTGCGCTAGCTATTTCAGCAAAG GGTGTTGCTGACAAGGTGGTTGTCTTGAACTGCTCAGAAGATTCAGTGAAAGGAGGAACAATGGACCTGGAAATCTTTGCCCTGCCGAACGTGGAGATCAGCAGAGGTAGTGTGTTTCTGAT ACTTTTCTGCCTCAGCAGACTCAAAAGTGGTGGTGCTTACTGTGAATTCTTTAGGCAAtgctcagtcctacctggatgtTGTGCAGAACAATGTGGAACTATTCAGAGGCATTATTCCATCAGTAGCACACTATAG